cgccttttgaaaaaaaaaaaaaaaaaagtgaagctgAACAAGTCAGctgtggccagacaaggcaggaGAGACAATTCCTGACTTCAGCCAGTGCACCGTGGCAATCACAAGCGCACTGACacacaaatactttaaaacatacagttacattttttttaaggcaagatcTGGGACATTTGAACTACAGTATTTGAACACGTGCTGAGGTCATCGGGTTGGCAGGTTATCAGTGTTCCTCCGCTTCCCCGTCCGGGAACACTTCTTTCAGGGCAACACAAGACGGACCAGCAGGCTTTTCTGAGGCGTGATCAGAAGCCCAGAAAGGGCTTCCATCAGAATCCCCAGAAATCTGAACTCAGCACCTCCTCCTTTAACAGCCTCGCCGGGCGGCGGCTCGGTTTATAATCCCGGTACTTGGGAGACGGGAGCAGATCAGTTCCAAACCATCCCTGGCAACACAGCCAGTTTAAGACGAGCCATCGCTACACGAAACTTTGcctgaaaaccaaaccaaacggcCAGATTTGCTGGCAGACGCCTCTAGTTGCAACTTTATAACGGTAACTTCCGTAAGTCAAAGTCGGAGCCGGGGTCTCCGAGCCAGGAACTGAACAGAAGCGGAAAGGGCGGAGCCCCGTCGCTGCCACGTAAGGGCGGAGAGGCCGCTGCAGTTTGCTAGAGTTTGCTAGCGTGCCCTCCGCCCCACTTCGGCTTCCACCGCATGCTTTAATCTCCCGAGAAGCCTCTCTAAAAACCTGGTGCGTCTGGCTTCAGCATGCATTTGTACAGCGCTGCCAAACTAGGCTGCGTGGCAGAAGAAACGACGATACTTGAGAGCTAACTCTGCCAGTTCCTCCCATTTCTTAGTGCAGCCATCTTTGAGCAGCAGTGAATCCTGGGAATCCCCGCCTTGCTCTCCGAGTATTTCCGGTTCCGGCGGAGGccgctctttctttttctccgcAGGGTCGTGGTGGCAGCCGCCGCGGTGCGTGGCACTCCGAGCTATCCGGTGCCATCCTCGTCGCTGCGGCGACACTCGCATCCACAGCAGCCATGACCGAGCAGATGACCCTTCGTGGGACCCTTAAGGGCCATAATGGATGGGTAACACAGATCGCCACCACACCGCAGTTCCCGGACATGATCCTGTCTGCGTCTCGAGGTACGGGCTGCATGCCGGGTAAATCACCCGGTGTCCTGGGGACTGCATGAGAGTCTCGTGGCTGAGCGAGTGACGCGCGTGTTGGCTGGCTCGGTCCATTCCCCCAGCCCAGTTGTGACTCGGGGCGTGCATACCCCAACTTGGGCCCCAAGCGGGGCGACCCTTTACACAGGAACGGAAACCGAGACACGTCGCGCGACTGCACAGCCACCTCCCAAAGCTGGCGATTTTAAATCTCTCGCTTGCTTTCTGGAGGTGTGTTTTAAGTAGTCTTACGGGGCTACAAGACAGGCGGGGAGCAATGATGACCCCAACATGCCATCTGAGTCGCTTTGCTGAAATCCAGAGGCTGTTTCTGAGCTGCTGTCGCCTGACCCTAAACTACTCTGTAGGTGCCTTGTTCCCCGCATTTCCGGACTTGCCTGTCCTGCCCTAGGTTTTCTTGTaactaaggattttttttctttaatgatgtctCTTCATGTGGATTTTCCTTCTCCCAGATCCTACCCACCCAAAATTATGCTCCTCTTCTCTCCTACCTAATGTTAGGCTATCAGGCTTTCTCTCCGCTTCTGTGTAAGTTGGTTCGTGGCTAGGATTGTGTCTGATGGCTGCCGTAACTGCAGCATTTATTTCAGTTAACTCTCAGGCGGGAAAGGCTGTCTCTGCTCAGCCTACATAGTCCAAGTGACGGTGCTTCTGTTAATTAGGCTTGGGCCCGGACgatggttagggttagggtgggTTTCCCAGACCTTGCAGTCATCTGAAACTAGTTCCACGGGACCTAACACCCACTTCTGAATACCATAGGCACAGGTAGCACACGTACGTATGTGGGAAGCCACGTtagataaaatacattttgaatgtGGTACTTAAGTCTCAATCCCAGGAAGTGTGGTGCCCATAGTCTCGCATTACAGCTGAGATCTACAACACTTTATATTGTAGAGTAGTGAGCCTCTTTTATTTATAACTTGGAAGTTTCTCTGTCCCATTTACCGGCCCAGTGACTTTCAGACTGTAAATTGTGCACAGTAAGTAGGCTTATACCAACCTTTACCAACCCTTTTAGACAAGACCATCATCATGTGGAAGCTGACCAGAGATGAGACCAACTATGGCATACCACAGCGTGCTCTGCGAGGTCACTCCCACTTCGTTAGTGATGTTGTTATCTCCTCTGATGGTCAGTTTGCCCTCTCAGGCTCCTGGGATGGAACACTGCGCCTCTGGGATCTCACAACGCAAGTAGCTGCTTTGGGACCTTGGGGGAAAGTGGGCAAAGTTGAGGTAGATTCCCCAGGGTGTGGTCTCCCCTTGGTAATTGGTCCTTTAGTAGAGGGTGAAGCAACATTTGGGGTACCTATGAAGTGTCTCACCTTGTCAGTTGTCCTAGGTGGGCAATTGGCAGATGTAATAGAGGATCCTGGTGATGACAAGACGACATTGTCAACCAATCCCCCACAAGGGAATGAGGACATGTCCTGCAATTCTGAATGGGTTCTCTGATACATGTCAGACATGACATGGGCTAATAGTAGGTTCTAAGCCACGTGTGGACTGTGGGGTAATAGCCTACGGGACAAGGATGAAGCTAGGAAAAGGCTCTAACTGGATGGATAAAACCTGTCTAGAAAGTGACCAGGTTCTCCTTCTTAGGGGCACTACCACAAGGCGATTTGTCGGCCATACCAAGGATGTGCTGAGCGTGGCCTTCTCCTCCGACAACCGTCAGATTGTCTCTGGGTCCCGAGACAAGACCATAAAGTTATGGAACACTCTGGGTGTCTGCAAGTACACTGTCCAGGTAAAGGGATACGGGGCAGCACGTTCAGGACCAGTATCGCTCACCCCCTGGGGACTTGGTTGTTTCTGAGGTGGGTtcatcactatgtagccctggtggCCTGGAGTGATCTGACTCCTAGGTGTTGGGATAAAGCTGTGTACCACCGCCTGGCACTTTCGTTTTTTCGTTGTGTATTGTTAGTCCTGtctggtttttggttggttggttttttgtttgtttgttttttgctatttGTATGCATGCTGGCTTTTGACTGGCCTGGGACTTAGAGGAGTTggaatttcttgtttgttttgaggtgggGTTTCTGTGTAGACCTAGCTGAGATCAGTGTGCTTCTAAACTGGTTAAAagaccaccatgcccagctagaggTGGTACGTCCCCCACACATCTTTCATTACATATTAGGTTGGGCCATGGAAACCCAAACCAGGGCATAAATTGGGCAGGGTCTTGGCACATAAGCAGATACCCAGATGTCTACTAAAACTGCCCTAAGGGTTAAATGATCTTAAGTATCTCACCTGTCTCCTACAAGCCAGGCCCAACAGTGATGACCACAACATGCCATCTGAGTTGCTTTGCTGAAATCCAGAGGCTGTTTCTGAGCTGTGCCTGGTTCTGTGCTCTATGAGTAGTGGGTGAGCTCTAGGGTCATCTTAGGACTCACATGTCAGCGGGCAAGACTGCTGTTGTCCCACGTAGGGAAGTGTGGTAGAGATCTGTAATCTGGGAAAGACTGCCTCCCCTTAACCTTCCCCTGCATCTTCTGTAGGATGAGAGTCATTCAGAATGGGTGTCTTGTGTCCGCTTCTCCCCGAACAGCAGCAACCCTATCATTGTCTCCTGCGGATGGGACAAGCTGGTCAAGGTAAGCTTCAAGCAAGAAAAATCCAaaatgtgggctggagaaatggctcagcagttaagagcacagactactCTTCtaataggtcctgagttcaaatcccagcaaccacatggtggttcacaaccatccataatgggatctgatgccctcttctggggtgtctgaagacagctacagtgtatttacatataataaatcttaaaaaaatcatttataaaaatcCAAAATGTGTTCCCATTCCTCTCAGGTAGTGACGCATTCTGATTTGGAATATTCATGAACATTAGTTTGACTTTGGCTTTTTAGGATTCATTCTGTAGCCCTTTACTGACCTGTGTCATCCAAGCACAGGTACTGTGACCTGTCTTGGTCACCCAGGTATTAGAACTATAGAGGCTTGCACAACATGCCTGTTTAGTGTATACCTTTACCCTGGTCACCCACAGACTCCTGGGTTTTTTTAGGTGTGGAATCTGGCTAACTGCAAGCTAAAGACCAACCACATTGGCCACACTGGCTATCTGAACACAGTGACTGTCTCTCCAGATGGATCCCTCTGTGCTTCTGGAGGCAAGGTATTTGGGGTTTGTCATCTTTTTACAGAGAAAGCTTTTTATCTGGTtataagcattattttaaaatatgtagaaaagTATACCAAAGATGATTGCTTTTAAAGCTGGGGTTTTGATATAGTTAGTAAGGTATTAGAGGAAAGGACTTAGAGCCACGGACACTATGCAATCTGACCTAACTCCCCTTTTCTATCTGCCCAGGATGGCCAGGCTATGCTGTGGGATCTCAATgaaggcaagcacctttacactTTAGACGGTGGGGACATCATCAATGCCTTGTGCTTCAGCCCCAACCGCTACTGGCTCTGTGCTGCCACTGGCCCCAGTATCAAGATCTGGGTAAGTGTGATCTGTTCCATACACAGCACATTGACTTGACTGGCAGAAATCAAGCTTTCTCAGAAATTCCATCATTAAGTTGCTGTCAgccctgggggggaggggtgttccttttttttccccttaacaGTTTGCAGCACTGGGTGACATCTGCCTAATGAAAAGTAATGCCCATGTATATACCAGTTTATGGAGTGTTCTAATTGCTCTTTGGTCCAAGGTAATTATCTTGTAAGAGGCAGCGCAGGTGGCATCTAGCCACCAGATACCTATTAGGTATTGAGTGGCTGTGTATCATGAAGACAACAGTGTGGATAATATTGTAGAACACTTAGCATACAAACGATCCAAATTCAGTCCCTAGCAACAAAGAGAGTCCTTCCCTATGCTACAAGCATCCGCTTGGCTTCGATTCTGTAATCTTTGTTGTGGAGTTTCTGGACCACTGAATGAcaagtagactagactggccttggtGAGCAGATAGCCTGCCTCTCTATCCTGAGTGTGGAATTAAGAGGTGTGCACTACCAACTCAGCTGTTGGTAATTCCTGTGTATGTAAATAGCAGTCAactctttaaaatgttaatgttttgAACCCCTTTTGGTTTTGTACCTTAAATATTTGTAGCCTTTCCAAGGTAAAAAGTGCCCTTTTTACTTGGTGAAGCACACTTTTTGTTGTTGGGGATGGGCCGTGCAATCAGTTAAAGTTGgcaatcctgcctcagtctcccaggttATTTCAGATTATAGGCCTGAGCCATCAGGAGCTGAGgattgatccccccccccccccgtacaaTATGGGgcttttattctattctatatccttgaaagaaaaataacttagaAATCTGAATTAGTTCATTATTTAGGTATATGCATGTGGTCCCACTAGCTGGCTTTATAGCTAAGCAAACCTTTCTCCATAGTTGTTTCTGGGTGAACCTAAGTTGCCAAGCAAGGCGTTTTCACATGTAGCCAGCCTGCCAGCTCTATTAAAAGGATTCTAAGGGTAATGGTATCCTTACGGGGTTTGGTCTGTTCCTCAGGACTTGGAGGGCAAGATCATTGTAGATGAATTGAAGCAAGAAGTTATCAGCACCAGCAGTAAGGCAGAGCCACCCCAGTGTACCTCTTTGGCATGGTCTGCTGATGGCCAGGTAAGTATATTTGACCTTTCAGCTCAGTTCCCCAACTAATCTCCCTTGGTCTTAATGTTTTAGGCATAAGACTGTATAAAATGAAGTCAAACCAGGTTAATCTTGATGGACTGGTTATAGAGGGAGAATATTAGATAACCTATTTCTGTCTAGGAAAAGATTATGATATGGAGTTTTTAAACCTGGAAGTTCAAATGTCTATATCTATATGGCAAGCTGCTGCTTCCTCTTAATATATCATGAAAGGGGTCTTAAGTTCTTTGAACTCTGTAGCTCATTGCTGGGTGTGACCTGTTGTCATTCTCTTACAGACTCTGTTTGCTGGCTATACAGACAACTTGGTGCGAGTATGGCAGGTGACTATTGGTACCCGTTAAAAGTTTTTATGACAAAGAGTCTTAGAAATAAACTGTCTTTCTGAAACTGGCTTCTATATGTGAGTCCTGGGGGCTGAGTCCCTGTTTTACTGCAAAGAGCAGACCATGCTCTGAACCCCACTCAACTTTGGTGATTTGGTCTCTTGGAAATACACTAGCGGGTATCCACACCATGCCTCATCAACTCATGCATGCAAGCCCACAAATTCAGACCAGATGCATTATGTCAGAAAACAGGGAGAGTGAGGTATGATAAGCATAATCCCTGCTTTTAAGAGTCCACAAAGCAAATAAACACTTCTTTATTTTTGCAACACGACCCACCTTTCCCCAAGAACATGAGTTGACCTCAGCCACCAAAGCAGAGGACAAAAGCCGTTTAGTGTCAGAAGGCAAGGGGTTACTAGAAAAATAGATTATACCCAGTGGTCTCCCAAGGATCCAGACCCCTGTCTCAAGCTCCCTAACAGGGCTTaaaccaagtggaaataaaaggCATGGAGAGGCCAGAAACTTCTGAATAAGAGCCTGACAGAGAAGACTTCAGCTCCTACATAAAGATGCAGAGAGGAAATAACTTATTGGGTAATGGTATGTGGTATCATGCTGGCCATCTCAGATCTCACTGAAGCTAAATTCTGGCCAGCCCATGGAGGTAGAAATTGGGGGGTGGAAGGAAAGCTTTAGTGTTCCTATTTCCCCAAGAAAAAGTAGACTTTACACAGCTCTACCCTTTTGCCCAACCTGATTGCCTAGACAGCTTCTAAAACTCTTAGCTGTTTTAGCTGAAGCTTGCACCAAAACATGGAGTGCCTTGCCCAAATCCAGAGAAACAAGGGTTGAGGAGTGGGGGAGGTGGAAAAGGAAAGTTGAGGAATTGCAATCTCCACACATCCCCTACTCCAAAAAGTGGGACCCAGAGCTGGACTGAGCTAGGTGGACAGGGAGGGGCGATCATCAGGCAGCTGTTCGTTATCAGGGACCCATGCAGACCTGTCAGACAAAGTAGGTGAGAAAAGGCTGAGCTCGAGGAGTCTAGGAGGTCTTTTTGACTCCTAGAGGGAGAAGCAGCCTGGGTTCAAGAGGGAGCAGGAAGCAACTCAATAACAGTGGGAGGAGTCTAGGCTCCCAGACAGTGGGCAACCATCCACCACCACCCGCCCCCCCAGTGGCAACCAGAGGGGCCCCTGCGGGTGGCAGGTTGATCAAGGGCAGAGCTTGATACGGGTACCCTTGGAAAGTACCCGGAAGAAAGGGAAAACGCGCTCGCCAAGGAAAGCAGCTGAGAAGGTGTGCACATGGGCTAAGGTATCCGCGTTGTAAAAGCCCAGGCGCCCAGCCTCATAGTCCAGGTACACGCCGAAGCGCCGTGGTTTCTCACATGGGCTGAGCAGTGTCTGCTCTGTTGAGCTCTGTGCCTGGTATCGTTTGCCGTGGGTGCCCACACACCAAACTTCCCGCTGGAGTAGGAGCTGCTGAGGCAGATGGAGCCGGCGGCGGCGATGATGATGGCGTGAGGAGCTGGCATCCCCACTGCTAACAGAGGACCCCCCAGAGCCCACCTTTTCTTTATGATGGGTTGATTCACGGGCAGCACCCACTGCCCAGCCTCGCCGCCcacccacctctacctcccagtAGTGCCTGCCAGAGCGGAAGCCCTGGGCCCCTAGTACACAGCAGTCAGCTGAGAAGCGCTTGGAATGTTCAGGAACCTCCTGCCGACGTTCTGCCAAGCGGACTCCACGGCGGTCAGGGGACAGCAGCAGAGCTGGGTGAGCTGTGTCAGGGTCCAGTGTCAGGTCCACTTGGAAAGACAAAGATGTACGGAAGAGTTAAATAAAGCAGGTTCCCATCACACCATCCTACCCATCTCTTCTTAGTTCCCACCCTATATTAGAAGTCAAGTTCAAGAACTATGGGCTCTAACCTTCTCCCTAATTCTAttctggccttcccctgtcccTGACTTTCCACCTCATCCAAAACTTAGCTGGGTTACCATGGAAGCAACTTTTGGCTTGAACCTCAGAGTAGCTTCCAGTAGTCTATACCATCCCAATCAGCCAAATCCCCTCAAATCTGTAAAAGGAAAGGCAAAGACCTCCCTACCTCTTGCAGCCTGACAAAACATGCGGCTCATTTTCCTCACGATGGCATCTGTCAGGAAGTCGTGGCTATGGGGTTGGCATGGGTCAGGGGACCAAATCTCTGGGGGCTGCAACTGTATCTCTTCACACCTGGAGGAGGGGACCAGGTAGGGGTGGGAGCATGATATTCCCAGAGTGAAGAATGGCAGCTaagggggaggagcagagggtcTGAGAAGCAGAAACTCAGGttctggggaaagagggggaggggaggggaaaaggaaaggaagtctCAGAGAGGCAGAAATGGGGAACCAGACACTACTAGGTTACAAAGGGTAGAGTGGGAACACACCTATTGAAAGTCTCCTTGATGTCCTGGGAAtaacagagacaaaaagagggaaagggaaaaagaaagacagtgtCAGCTGCACAGGGATCACTGCTCTCTGCAGCAGAAAGATCTGCATGTGAACAGGAAGGGAGAAAGCAGCCCCTTCCAGGCTCACAATAAACAAGAATACTTCTCAACTACCATAGCTACCATGAGACTTAACCATCCTACCAGAAGCCCAGTAACAGAATGTTATCACTATTCTTTCAACTCTTAACCCCCTGATTCAAACAACCAAATTTGCATTCTTTAGGTAGGTATGATTGCCACACACATACTCAATACTGtcaacagctttaaaaaaaaaaataaaacaagccttgGTCTTCAGTTAAAAAGAGGTAGGGCTCTTCCCAGTGAAGTGCAGGCAATTCTGCAGTAGTTGGAGAGCACTACCTAACGGAACAGAAAGGGAGCAGGAGAGTGGATCAGGGCAAAGGGGAGCAGTGCTCACTTGCAGTAGCCGTAGGCCCCCCTGTTGGCTCCGTTCTTGGGCTTCAGCAAGCAAGCGGCTTAGCTGGGCAGCCTGCTCTTCAAGGCGGTTGGCTGCTGCTCCCGCACGTCCTAACTGAGCTTCGTGCATCTCCCGGAGGCGCCGCTCTAATCCTGCCTGCTCTTCAGCCAGAAACCGTGTTAGCCGCCCAAACTCTGAGGCCACAGCTGCCAGCTCTGACTTCATCTGGCTCTGAAAAGATGCAAAGGCAGGCATGAAGACACCGTTCCGTGATCCAGAGGAAACCAgtatgattcccagcacccacatggcagctcataaccacctgcagctccagtcccaggagatctgatgctctcttttgaccTCTAGGGTACCAATCATGCACATatttgcatgcatatacatacatgcaagcaaaacatccatacactaAGATTTAAAAAAGGAGAGATGCAACGGGAATAGAGGCCACCACCTGAATGAATACACAAAAAGGTAAACTTGACATTTTCTGTCTGTTGCCTCTCAATCTCAGGCAAAGGAGCTTCATGCTCCCTAACTCCAACATGTCCTGGGAATGGGAAGATAAGTCCCCTCCCCAGTCTCAGTCTTACTGTATGGACCCCTGAGATAGGCCAACTCCTTGCACTCTGGTTCAAATCACCAACTGCTTTCTGGAATACTTACCTCTCTTCCCTGTCTACCTAACTTGCTTTTCAGATGGAAGCTTTCATGTTCCAAAGgagccttctctcctctccaaaTTTTTGTACCACCAACTCTGTACTTCTGACCGTGTAACTCCATAATGTATGGTATTGGAAATGCTATGTTATAATGCAGACATGTgtaaagatcagaggacaacttgcaagagtgggttctcgccaggcagtggtggcgcacacatttattcccagcacttgggaggcagaggcaggtggatttctgagttcgaggccagcctggtctacagagtgagttccaggacagccagggctacacagagaaaccctgtctcgcaaaacaaaacaagggctggagagatggctcagtggttaagagcactgactgctcttctagaggtcctgagttcaattcccagcaatcacatggtggctcacaaccacagcaatgggatctgatgccctcgtctggtgGTTCTGAGGACAGTgccggtgtactcatataaataaaataaataaaacctttattaaaaaaaaaaaagaaagaaaagaaaaaagaaaaacaaaacaaaaaaagagtgggttctctccttccactagcTTGGTCCCAGGGATCAAGTTCAGGTTAGCAAGCCTGGTGACAGATACCTTTACCAAcgaagccatcttgccagtcaaGTTTTGTTGAAACGGAGTCctgctctgtagccctggctgacttaaaactcacaatcttcctgtctctacctcccctgCTAGTTTAAAGATAAGCCACATGCCCAGATTTGTGGTGTCCTTTAAATTTCTCTTCTACTATGGTACATATTCCCACAGATAGGACCTGTGTAATCCTTTACCACGGTGTCATCAGAGGCTGGCACAGTGCCAAGCACAGGTAGGTACTTGGTAAGAAATTTTTGAAATTACAAAATGAGAGAACTCAGGAAGCAATATCTTAAGTGAAGCTAGACATGAGGGCTCGTGCATATAAGACTGAAGCAAATGAATTATTCcacatttgaggccagcttgggctacaatataaaaccctttctcaaaacacaaaaagaagatgCCACACAGTTAAGTCCTGACTCTCTGTAGTCACAGTCATCAGAAGAGAGCAGTCACTCAAGTTCTCTAGACTAGGAGGCAGCAAACTCCTGTAAAGGTGCAAACAGTAAATGTTATACACTTAGGGCGACAGGTAAAACATTTTGTAGGTACAGCTGCTCCTAGATTTTCAAGTGGGTTTGTTTCCAGGAGACCCAAATCAGCAGATATGCAAATAATCCCTTTTTCTCCCATATATTTTAAGTATCTCATAACACTCAATACAATGTAAGTACTACCAAATAGCTAAGCGTGTGGTGATTTGAATCAGAACCCCCAACAGGCTTGGTCCATACTTGATCCCCTGTTGGTGGAAGGGTTTGGGAGGGTTAGGAACTGAGGCTACATTGAaaaaggtgtgtcactggaggtgggctgtaggagctgtggccttgttggagtgtgtcACCTGGATGGACattaagatttcaaaagcccacaccattctcTGTTCACCTACTCCTACCTTGAACCATGAGACCCAAAAAAACTGTTTAATAAGTTGCCTTCATCATcacgtctcttcacagcaatagaaaaagtaactaagacaataataCTGTATAAAGAATAGACACTTTCTGGGGAGaggggtcttactatatagctgtggttgtcctggaagtcactacGTAGActacgctggcctcaaactcatagacatcTGTCTGTATCTACCCGCCAAGTCTAGGAGGATTAAAGactataaaaaagcaaacaaacaaacaaacagtggtggtgcatgacttcagtcccagcactcgggaggtagaggcaggcagatctacctttttgagtttgaggcaagcctggtctacagagcaaattccaagagaggcaagagctacacagagaaaacccatctcaaaaacaaaaacaaagggccCACGTGTTGGCCTGAGTGAGGAGGAGGGGCTAGCAAGCAGGCAAGGTAGTAGTTGTCAAATCTGGTTTCACTCTCTGCCTCAAAGACACAGATCCcaatgtacattttttaaaactcagaagaCCCTCACAGTATCAGCTTGGGAAGCTGGCCAGATAGAACACTGTGATTGACATTTCACAACAGTGACTCCCTAATGTACAGATGGCGCTACTATGAGTTCTAGAAGCAGCAAAGCCCAGACTgaccaggaaggagggaaagggtgtTCCCATTTGATGGCCAAAGCTTAGCTTGGTCACAGTACTTGTTCCTAGCAGCAAGGCCTGCTAGGCTTCTGAAAACAGGAGATTGAAGGAGGTAAGCTACTGGAAACGGCCTGAGAACACCAGCAAAGAGGACAGGAGCTCTCTGCAATGCTGAGGGTTACTAATTCTATCTTTTCCTAACAGTCTGCCCTTCATCCAGGACCCAGCAAGCCTGTCATGCCACAGCCCTTTATGTTCAGGGAAACTCTGCCTGCCATCTGTGTTTATCCTGCGACTTGGTACTCCTCTGGCAGCTGCTGTACATATTTGCTCACTTGCTTTCTATGCTATCCAGAGTCAAGGGCTGGGTATCCTCTGTAGCTTTAGACAAGACAACCAGCCTCAATAGGTCATGCCTCCATTTTCACATTTTACAAACTAGAAACATGTTTCCTGACTCTGAAGGCTGCATCACCACAGATCTCTAAGAATCTGGCAGTCTCATCTTCCTTATCCTGACAACAGCATCACTCAGTCCACTCACACACATCGCCCACCTTCAGCTCTGTGACCCGCCTCTCCTCCTTGGCCTTCATCTTCTGCACAGCTTCTAGATGCTTCCTAAGTGGTTCCACATGCCCTTGTAGCTTGGCCTGAGGGATCAGGAAAGGGAAGGTTAGTCAGGGAAATGATGAGACGCACCTGTCCTACAGatcctctctccagtcctccctACAATGGAGATTCCATGCTTCATATTACCACTGTCAAGTGATAAATATGCCCTTCCTTCCCACACTCCTTCCTTGCACTCAAGATGGATAGGCCCTGGGTGTGCAGTCTTGAGAGGCTGGATCTTTATGGCTGCAGAACTCTATTCCCGACAGCTGGTGTACACCTGCCCTAAGCTCCTCACCACAAGAAGTCCAGCCACAGGAGTATTTCTGCCATTGGTCGCTTCCATTTGATAAGCCATCTTCCTCAACACCTACAGATCTAAACACTTTCTAGAGATGTTGTGCCTGTGCTAAAAATGTTAAAGCGATTCTATGCCACATTCAAAATATAAACCCTACACTTCTATTGTCCCCTCCTACATGTCCCCATCCACGCCCTTGAGTTGTAATTCTATGCTATTCCCTTGGTCTGGGATTACCCTACTCCACTATTCTTCCTTTACAGCCCAGCTTCCCAAGCATGATTCTGACTCTATGTACCCAAGTTCCTCTGTGAGCCTAAGGAACTTGAAAGAGTTATACTTCTTCCCAGAGCATAAGCAATTTACAAATGTGCCTTGCAGACATTACAGGGTCCCTCACCCTCACTTTTCTTtcctgaggcaaggtctcacatGGCCCACAATAGTCTGGAATGTGTGTTGTAGCTGAGGAGGAGCTTGAACCTCTGAACTCCTACTTTTACCTCCCTAGTGCCGGGATTGCCACTTTTCTTAGTTTCTATGCTCTGGCTGGCTGCTTTGTTTTCCATTCAATTACCCAggacatgaaaaacaaaagcgCTTTCTTCTTGTAGTTACAATTCTAACAGCAATCAGATACAAGAGCTTTCCATTCCAGGCATTTATAGCCATGTCTTtttcctgcagagaccagaatAGGTATAATAAATGCcactttttactcttttttttttttaatgtcttttacaTTTGACttgttccttccttttcatta
This sequence is a window from Mus pahari chromosome 14, PAHARI_EIJ_v1.1, whole genome shotgun sequence. Protein-coding genes within it:
- the Rack1 gene encoding receptor of activated protein C kinase 1, translated to MTEQMTLRGTLKGHNGWVTQIATTPQFPDMILSASRDKTIIMWKLTRDETNYGIPQRALRGHSHFVSDVVISSDGQFALSGSWDGTLRLWDLTTGTTTRRFVGHTKDVLSVAFSSDNRQIVSGSRDKTIKLWNTLGVCKYTVQDESHSEWVSCVRFSPNSSNPIIVSCGWDKLVKVWNLANCKLKTNHIGHTGYLNTVTVSPDGSLCASGGKDGQAMLWDLNEGKHLYTLDGGDIINALCFSPNRYWLCAATGPSIKIWDLEGKIIVDELKQEVISTSSKAEPPQCTSLAWSADGQTLFAGYTDNLVRVWQVTIGTR
- the Trim41 gene encoding E3 ubiquitin-protein ligase TRIM41, yielding MAAVAMTPNPVQTLQEEAVCAICLDYFTDPVSIGCGHNFCRVCVTQLWGGEDEEDRDELDREEEEEEVGEEEEVEAVGAGGGWDTPMRDEDYEGDMEEEAEEEEEVFWSSGIGGSNWDNMDYVWEEEEEEEEELDYYLGDVADLRGEDEDEEEEVLEEDEEEELDPITQLPPPPAPRRCFTCPQCRKSFPRRSFRPNLQLANMVQVIRQMHPTPGRGSRVNEQGICPRHQEALKLFCEVDEEAICVVCRESRSHKQHSVVPLEEVVQEYKAKLQGHVEPLRKHLEAVQKMKAKEERRVTELKSQMKSELAAVASEFGRLTRFLAEEQAGLERRLREMHEAQLGRAGAAANRLEEQAAQLSRLLAEAQERSQQGGLRLLQDIKETFNRCEEIQLQPPEIWSPDPCQPHSHDFLTDAIVRKMSRMFCQAARVDLTLDPDTAHPALLLSPDRRGVRLAERRQEVPEHSKRFSADCCVLGAQGFRSGRHYWEVEVGGRRGWAVGAARESTHHKEKVGSGGSSVSSGDASSSRHHHRRRRLHLPQQLLLQREVWCVGTHGKRYQAQSSTEQTLLSPCEKPRRFGVYLDYEAGRLGFYNADTLAHVHTFSAAFLGERVFPFFRVLSKGTRIKLCP